The region CTAGGGATTGCACAGGCTTTACTTAATGACCCTCAAATCATTATTTTAGATGAGCCTGCGAATGGACTCGATCCACTTGGAATGGTAGAACTCCGTGAATTAATCTTGAAACTAAATACGGAGCAGGGGATTACGTTCTTTATCTCAAGTCATCTACTAGATGAACTTCAAAAAATTTGTAACAAGCTTGTCATTATTAAAAGCGGGACTATCGCTTGGCAGGGGGCTAAAGACGATTTCTTAGTCCTAGGTAATCAAGACGCAACGCTTGAAGAAGTCTTCATTAAGTTAATTCAGTAGGAGGATGACATGAAACAATTAATTCACAGTGAATTCAAACGATACTTTTCTAAAAAATCATGGTTGGGTGTTTTAGGTTCAATTCCATTTATGATTGCTTTGATGGCTTCACAAAGCCTTAAAGCAAACCAAATCGTGACACTGGATAGAGTGGCAAGTTTTAATACGTTTGCTTTATACACGCCACTGCATAAAATTTTTACGTTTTATTTATTTGCAGTGGTCATCTTACTTGTTGTAACGACAATCGCAAGTGAGTATGAAAAAAGTGAAATTCGAATGGTACTCATTAGAGGATATAGTACACGACAAGTCTTTTTCGTGAAACTCATGATGATCGTATTGGCGCTATTTATTTTTATCGTCGGATATGTTGCCTGTTCCTATTTAGTAGCATCCGTGATATTTGAACATCAGACTGTTATTTCAAGCTTTTTAAGTTTTGACGATTTAACGTCAGTTCAAGTGTTTCTGATGACCCTTAAGTACTATGGGCTCCTATTTTTAATTTTAGCAGTCTTTGCTATGGTCATTGCTTTTTTTGCGATGTTTACAAAGTCAGTTATTAGTACAACAGTCATTGGATTATTAATAGTCGTGGCATCATTTGGATTTTATATGGTCACACAATTAGTGGGAC is a window of Turicibacter sanguinis DNA encoding:
- a CDS encoding ABC transporter permease, yielding MKQLIHSEFKRYFSKKSWLGVLGSIPFMIALMASQSLKANQIVTLDRVASFNTFALYTPLHKIFTFYLFAVVILLVVTTIASEYEKSEIRMVLIRGYSTRQVFFVKLMMIVLALFIFIVGYVACSYLVASVIFEHQTVISSFLSFDDLTSVQVFLMTLKYYGLLFLILAVFAMVIAFFAMFTKSVISTTVIGLLIVVASFGFYMVTQLVGRYISGIDINQLNLLALPLMQLKGAYQIVAGHTTSLHQSLTILGSYFILFMGSSYYLTGRQDQFI